A segment of the Brevundimonas sp. M20 genome:
CAGCTTGATCAGGGTCCAGATGGCGGCCACGCCGATGACGCCCGCGCCCATGAAGCGGACTTCGTTGCGCCACACGGTATTGGCCAGTTCAGCGGCCGATGCGCCCGGCGCCACGCTGGCGGCCAGCGATTCCAGACCCATCCCGGCGGTCCAGGTGACATAGTCCGGCGAGGTCATGATCGGAACGATGATGAACCAGGCGACCAGCAGGCCGAACAGCTGGGCCAGACCCACGGTCAGGCCGATCAGGTGACCGGCGCCCAGCAGGGCGAACTGCATCCCGGCGCCCAGACCGGTCGCGCCGCCGCCGAGCGCGGCGGGCAGTTTGACGAAGCGGGCGGCTTCACCGGCGAACACGCGCGCCGCCTGCAGGAAGGCGAACAGGGCAGAGGCGACGGCCGACCAGACCACGACCCACAGGCCGGCCTTGTTTTCCCGCACCGCGCTTTCGGTCTGATCCGCGCCGCGCGAACCGACCTTCAGCACCTCGGCCGCGGCCACGCCTTCGGGGTAGGGCAGGCCGCCGTTGACGACCAGCGCCCGGCGCAGCGGGATCGAGAAGGTGACCCCCAGAATGCCGCCCAGCAGACAGATGGTGATCGACTCCCAGATCGGGAACTCGCGCCAGGCGCCGACCATGATCAGGCCGGGCAGGACGAAGATGATGGCGCTCATCGCCCCGCCGACGGAGGCGACGGTCTGCACCGTCATGTTTTCCCAGATGGTCGAGGTGCGGAACGTCCGCATTACCGCCATGGCGATCACCGCCGCCGGAATGGCCGAGGCGAAAGTCAGTCCGACCCGCAGGCCCAGATAGACGTTGGCGGCGGTGAAGATCACCGCCAGAAGACAGCCCAGGATCAGCGCCCGGATCGTCAGTTCAATGCGTTTGCCGCCCGGCGTTGCAGGCGTGTTGGTGGCGTCCGTCATGCGGCCCTCTCCCGATGTTGCGCGGACCTAAACCCGAAACTGTGCAGCCGTCGAGAGGCGGCGCGATTGACAGCGCCGCCGCCGCGCCCGACCGTCGCCGAAACGGGAGGGAGACCCCATGAAGAGAATGCTGATCCTGTCCGCCGTCGGCCTGCTGTGCCTCGGCGGCGCCGCCAACGCCCAGGGCGCGCCCGAGGCGCTGGTGAAGGCCCGTCAGGCGGGGATGATCCTGTCCGGCAATGTCGTCGGCGGCATCAAGGCGGCCATCGACGCCGGTCAGGCGCCCTCGACCCAGCGCGGCGCCGTGCGTGGTCTGGCGCGCTGGGCGCACACCCTGCCGGACCTGTTCCCCGAAGGCACCGATCCGGACACCGTGGACACCGGCGCCAAACCCGCCGTCTGGACGGATCGCGCCGGCTTCAATGCGAAAGCCGCCGAGTTCTCCGCCGCCGTCGACCGCCTGTCCCAGCTCTCACAGGGCGATGACGCCGCCGCCTTCTCGGCCCAGTGGGCCACGGTCCGCGCCGGCTGTCAGAGCTGTCACTCGGTCTACAAGGACTAGGCGTCGCGCCCGGCCGGTGATTAGGGGTTGGTGATTGGTGGTCGCCGGTTCACCACCGGAGCCCCGATGGCGCCGGCCGCTGTGCGCCACCCACCAATCACCGATCACCAACCACCGCGAAGCCGCCCATGCCCGAACTTCCCGAGGTCGAAACCGTCCGACGCGGCCTGCAGCCGGTGATGGAGGGCGCGCGACTGGATCGGACGCGCCAGAACCGTCCCGACCTGCGTTTCCCCTTCCCCGACCGCTTCCCGGAACGGCTGGACGGCGCGGTGGTCGAGCGGATTGACCGGCGGGCCAAATATCTGCTGATGCGGCTTTCGACCGGCGAGACCTGGGTGACCCACCTCGGCATGACCGGCCGCTTCACCCTCGACGGCCGCCAGCTGGGCGAGTTCGAGGAGCCCGCCCCCATCGCGGGCAAGCACGAGCATA
Coding sequences within it:
- a CDS encoding cytochrome c; the encoded protein is MKRMLILSAVGLLCLGGAANAQGAPEALVKARQAGMILSGNVVGGIKAAIDAGQAPSTQRGAVRGLARWAHTLPDLFPEGTDPDTVDTGAKPAVWTDRAGFNAKAAEFSAAVDRLSQLSQGDDAAAFSAQWATVRAGCQSCHSVYKD